In Pseudomonas sp. R76, one genomic interval encodes:
- a CDS encoding DUF5943 domain-containing protein: MAKIAPQLPIEVDSETGVWTSDALPMLYVPRHFFVNNHIGIEEVLGADAYAEILYKAGYKSAWHWCEKEAECHGLEGVAVFEHYMKRLSQRGWGLFKIQDIDLDKGTASVKLEHSAFVYVYGKVGRKVDYMFTGWFAGAMDQILQARGSNIRTVAEQVYGGSEEGHDDGLFTVKPL, translated from the coding sequence ATGGCCAAGATCGCCCCGCAATTGCCTATCGAAGTCGACAGCGAAACCGGTGTCTGGACCTCCGACGCCCTGCCGATGCTGTATGTGCCGCGCCATTTCTTCGTCAACAACCACATCGGTATCGAAGAAGTGCTGGGCGCAGATGCCTACGCCGAAATCCTCTACAAGGCCGGCTACAAATCCGCCTGGCACTGGTGTGAAAAAGAAGCTGAATGCCACGGCCTGGAAGGCGTCGCGGTGTTTGAGCACTACATGAAGCGCCTGTCGCAACGCGGCTGGGGCCTGTTCAAGATCCAGGACATTGACCTCGACAAAGGTACCGCCAGCGTCAAGCTCGAACACTCGGCCTTCGTCTACGTGTACGGCAAGGTTGGGCGCAAGGTCGACTACATGTTCACCGGCTGGTTTGCCGGCGCCATGGACCAGATTCTGCAGGCGCGTGGCAGCAACATCCGCACCGTAGCCGAACAAGTCTACGGAGGCTCCGAAGAGGGCCACGACGACGGCCTGTTCACCGTCAAGCCGTTGTAA
- the dgcB gene encoding dimethylglycine demethylation protein DgcB, whose translation MLNILLPILLFAALGLAVLGALRRVNMWRRGRASKVDLLGGLLAMPKRYMVDLHHVVARDKYIANTHVATALGFVLSALLAILVHGFGLHNRILGYALLLASVLMFVGATFVYLRRRNPPARLSKGPWMRLPKSLMAFSVSFFLVTLPVAGILPADFGGWLLAALLSLGVLWGVSEMFFGMTWGGPMKHAFAGALHLAWHRRAERFGGGRSTGLKPLDLSDKTAPLGVEKPKDFTWNQLLGFDACVQCGKCEAACPAFAAGQPLNPKKLIQDMVVGLAGGTDAKFAGSPYPGKPVGEHSGNPHQPIVNGLVDAETLWSCTTCRACVEECPMMIEHVDAIVDMRRHLTLEKGATPNKGAEVLENLIATDNPGGFAPGGRLNWAADLNLPLLSEKGSCDVLFWVGDGAFDMRNQRTLRAFVKVLKAAKVDFAVLGLEERDSGDVARRLGDEATFQLLATRNIQTLEKYGFKRIVTCDPHSFHVLKNEYGAFNGNYLVQHHSTFMAELIGDGALNLGQHKGNSVTYHDPCYLGRYNGEYEAPRQVLRALGIEVKEMQRSGFRSRCCGGGGGAPITDIPGKQRIPDMRMEDIRETGAELVAVGCPQCTAMLEGVVEPRPLIKDIAELVADALLEDAAPAKAPIKREPAEVH comes from the coding sequence ATGTTGAACATCCTTCTTCCCATCCTGCTCTTTGCCGCCCTGGGCCTTGCCGTCCTCGGCGCGCTGCGCCGGGTGAACATGTGGCGCCGTGGCCGTGCCTCCAAAGTCGATTTGCTCGGCGGCCTGCTGGCCATGCCCAAGCGCTACATGGTCGACCTGCACCACGTGGTCGCCCGCGACAAATACATTGCCAACACCCACGTCGCCACCGCCTTGGGCTTTGTGCTGTCGGCGTTGCTGGCGATTCTGGTGCACGGTTTCGGCCTGCATAACCGCATCCTCGGTTACGCCTTGCTGCTGGCCTCGGTGCTGATGTTTGTCGGCGCCACCTTCGTCTACCTGCGCCGTCGCAACCCGCCTGCGCGCTTGTCGAAAGGCCCGTGGATGCGCCTGCCGAAAAGCCTGATGGCGTTCTCGGTGAGCTTCTTCCTGGTGACGTTGCCGGTGGCCGGAATTCTGCCGGCCGACTTCGGTGGCTGGCTGCTGGCGGCATTGCTGAGCCTGGGCGTGCTGTGGGGCGTGTCGGAAATGTTCTTCGGCATGACCTGGGGCGGCCCGATGAAACACGCCTTCGCCGGTGCCCTGCACCTGGCCTGGCACCGACGCGCCGAGCGCTTTGGCGGCGGCCGTTCCACTGGCTTGAAGCCGCTGGACTTGAGCGACAAAACCGCGCCACTGGGCGTGGAAAAACCCAAGGATTTCACCTGGAACCAACTGCTTGGCTTTGACGCCTGCGTACAGTGCGGCAAGTGCGAGGCCGCGTGCCCGGCGTTCGCCGCTGGCCAGCCACTGAACCCGAAAAAGCTGATCCAGGACATGGTGGTCGGCCTGGCCGGTGGCACCGATGCCAAGTTCGCCGGCAGCCCGTATCCCGGCAAACCTGTCGGCGAACACAGCGGCAACCCACACCAGCCGATCGTCAACGGCCTGGTGGATGCTGAAACCCTGTGGTCGTGCACCACCTGCCGCGCCTGCGTGGAAGAGTGCCCGATGATGATCGAGCACGTCGACGCCATCGTCGACATGCGCCGCCACCTCACCCTGGAAAAAGGTGCCACGCCAAACAAGGGCGCCGAAGTCCTGGAAAACCTGATCGCCACCGACAACCCTGGCGGCTTCGCACCGGGCGGTCGGCTGAACTGGGCAGCGGATTTGAACCTGCCGTTGTTGAGCGAAAAAGGCAGCTGCGATGTGCTGTTCTGGGTCGGCGACGGCGCCTTCGACATGCGCAACCAACGCACCCTGCGCGCGTTCGTCAAAGTGCTGAAAGCGGCCAAGGTCGACTTCGCGGTACTTGGCCTGGAAGAGCGTGACAGCGGTGACGTCGCGCGGCGCCTGGGCGATGAAGCCACCTTCCAGCTGCTGGCCACGCGCAATATCCAGACGCTGGAAAAATACGGCTTCAAACGCATCGTCACCTGCGACCCGCACAGCTTCCACGTGCTGAAAAACGAGTACGGCGCGTTCAATGGCAACTACCTGGTGCAGCACCACAGCACCTTCATGGCCGAGTTGATCGGCGACGGCGCGCTGAACCTGGGCCAGCACAAGGGCAACAGCGTGACCTATCACGACCCTTGTTATCTGGGCCGCTACAACGGCGAATACGAGGCGCCGCGCCAAGTGCTGCGCGCGCTGGGCATCGAGGTCAAGGAGATGCAACGCTCGGGCTTCCGTTCACGCTGCTGCGGCGGCGGTGGCGGTGCACCGATCACCGACATTCCCGGCAAGCAACGTATCCCCGACATGCGCATGGAAGACATCCGCGAAACCGGCGCCGAGTTGGTGGCCGTAGGTTGCCCGCAGTGCACGGCGATGCTCGAAGGTGTGGTTGAACCGCGCCCGTTGATCAAAGACATCGCCGAACTGGTGGCCGACGCTTTGCTCGAAGACGCCGCCCCGGCAAAAGCCCCGATTAAGCGTGAACCTGCGGAGGTGCATTGA
- a CDS encoding GlxA family transcriptional regulator, which yields MSQDFYFLLMPGFSAIGFISALEPLRVANRFRGELYRWHVLSADGGAVLASNGMSVNADAALEPLKKGATLMVVAGFEPLKFTTPALEHWLRRLDHEGVTLGAIDTGACVLAEAGLLDGHRLTLHWEAIDAFKESYPQLTVTQELFEIDRRRITCAGGTASIDLMLDLIAQAHGPELAIQVSEQFVLSRIRPRKDHQRMQIATRYGINNKKLVQVIGEMEQHTEPPLSTLALADAIKVTRRQLERLFRLHLNDTPSNFYLGLRLEKARQLLRQSDLSVLEVSIACGFESPSYFTRSYRARFAKCPREDRRQEVV from the coding sequence ATGTCCCAGGATTTCTACTTTCTGTTGATGCCGGGTTTCTCGGCCATCGGCTTTATCTCCGCGCTGGAACCGCTGCGGGTGGCCAACCGCTTTCGTGGCGAGCTGTACCGCTGGCATGTGTTGAGCGCCGACGGCGGCGCGGTGCTGGCGAGCAATGGCATGTCGGTCAACGCCGACGCGGCGCTGGAACCGCTGAAAAAAGGCGCGACGCTGATGGTGGTTGCCGGCTTCGAACCCTTGAAGTTCACCACACCCGCGCTGGAACACTGGCTGCGCCGCCTCGACCATGAAGGCGTGACCCTCGGCGCCATCGACACTGGCGCCTGTGTGCTCGCTGAGGCCGGTTTGCTCGACGGCCACCGCCTCACCCTGCACTGGGAAGCCATCGACGCCTTCAAGGAGTCTTATCCACAGCTCACGGTGACCCAGGAACTGTTCGAGATCGATCGCCGCCGCATCACCTGCGCCGGCGGCACTGCGTCCATCGACCTGATGCTTGACCTGATCGCCCAGGCCCACGGCCCGGAGCTGGCGATCCAGGTTTCCGAACAATTCGTACTCAGCCGCATCCGCCCACGCAAAGACCACCAGCGCATGCAGATCGCCACGCGCTACGGCATCAACAACAAGAAGTTGGTGCAGGTGATTGGCGAGATGGAACAACACACTGAACCGCCGCTGAGCACCCTGGCATTGGCCGACGCGATCAAAGTCACGCGGCGCCAGTTGGAGCGGTTGTTTCGTCTGCATTTGAACGATACGCCGAGCAACTTCTACCTCGGCCTGCGCCTGGAAAAAGCCCGGCAGCTCTTGCGCCAGAGCGACCTGAGTGTGCTGGAGGTGAGCATTGCGTGCGGGTTTGAGTCGCCGTCGTATTTCACCCGCAGCTATCGGGCGAGGTTTGCCAAGTGCCCGCGGGAGGATCGGCGACAGGAGGTGGTTTGA
- the etfB gene encoding electron transfer flavoprotein subunit beta, translated as MTTNVISLVSIGAHPTSGRPRRAEQDARAVELGLQMAGDKLQVLHAGDIHEPTLRSYLGMGLPQLQVLEQPAGSDALPVLSEYLRGAGAQVVLTGSQAETGEGSGMLPFLLAEQLGWPLIVGLAQVESIEGGVAHVLQALPRGQRRRLKVRLPFLATVDNAAPKPRQSAYGPAQRGELAAHEVEIEQDELFTDALLQPAKPRPKRLKVIKAKSGADRMKAATAKASGGGGQVLKGLSPEAGAEAILKLLIEEGVVR; from the coding sequence ATGACCACGAATGTAATCAGCTTGGTGTCCATCGGCGCCCACCCGACCTCAGGCCGCCCACGCCGCGCCGAGCAAGATGCTCGGGCGGTCGAGCTGGGCCTGCAAATGGCTGGGGATAAGTTGCAGGTGCTGCACGCCGGCGATATTCACGAGCCTACGTTGCGCAGTTACCTGGGCATGGGCTTGCCACAATTGCAGGTGCTGGAACAGCCGGCAGGTTCCGATGCCTTGCCGGTACTCAGTGAGTATCTGCGCGGTGCCGGCGCCCAAGTGGTGTTGACCGGCAGCCAGGCGGAAACCGGCGAAGGCTCAGGCATGTTGCCGTTCCTGCTGGCCGAACAACTGGGTTGGCCGCTGATTGTCGGGCTGGCGCAGGTGGAGTCCATCGAAGGTGGCGTAGCCCACGTGCTTCAGGCGTTGCCGCGAGGGCAGCGGCGGCGCTTGAAAGTGCGCCTGCCGTTTCTGGCCACGGTGGATAACGCCGCGCCCAAGCCACGCCAGAGCGCCTACGGCCCTGCACAGCGCGGTGAGCTGGCGGCCCATGAAGTCGAGATCGAACAGGACGAGTTATTCACAGACGCACTGCTGCAACCCGCCAAGCCACGGCCCAAGCGCCTCAAGGTGATCAAGGCCAAGAGCGGTGCGGACCGTATGAAGGCTGCCACGGCCAAGGCCAGTGGTGGTGGCGGGCAAGTGCTCAAAGGGTTGAGCCCTGAGGCGGGTGCTGAAGCCATTCTCAAGCTGCTCATCGAAGAAGGCGTGGTGCGCTAA
- a CDS encoding lysozyme inhibitor LprI family protein, whose translation MKSIFLALALIATGVHAAEDTDNTPCDGIENDKQTLECATYNKTTAEQLLKDNYQGLLERMGSTYGSNKSQLADITARLKDAQQKWEKLRDADCAVDTFPAVNGSKDYAIQQNDCLARMSDERSEFLESIGQE comes from the coding sequence ATGAAATCGATTTTCCTGGCTTTGGCACTCATCGCAACCGGCGTCCACGCGGCCGAAGACACGGACAACACGCCGTGCGATGGCATCGAGAACGACAAGCAAACCCTGGAATGCGCCACCTACAACAAGACCACCGCCGAGCAATTGCTCAAGGATAACTATCAAGGCTTGCTGGAACGCATGGGTTCGACCTATGGCAGCAACAAGTCGCAACTGGCCGACATTACCGCTCGTCTGAAGGATGCCCAGCAGAAATGGGAAAAACTGCGTGACGCCGATTGCGCCGTGGACACCTTCCCGGCGGTGAATGGCAGCAAGGACTACGCGATCCAGCAGAATGACTGCCTGGCGCGGATGAGTGATGAGCGGTCGGAGTTTTTGGAGTCGATTGGGCAGGAATAA
- the gbcA gene encoding glycine-betaine demethylase subunit GbcA, which produces MDVTATLSLGDPLEPARKATAQMLQERERTFSLPQPFYSDERLFDIDMQEIFQKEWLIAGMTCEIPTKGNYLTLQVGKNPIIVIRGAEGVVHAFHNVCRHRGSRLCTSDKGKVAKLVCHYHQWTYELDGRLLFAGTEMGDDFDMKQYGLKPVNVKTAGGYIFISLAENPPAIDDFLSTLNHYMEPYDMENTKVAIQTTLFEKANWKLVLENNRECYHCNASHPELLKTLLEWDDVTDPRADQAFKDHVAASAAAWDAEKIPYAHASFGLRNRIVRMPLLKGTVSMTLDGKQGCNKLMGRIKNPDLGSMRILHLPHSWNHCMGDHIIVFTVWPISAQETMVTTKWIVHKDAVEGVDYDVERMRKVWDATNDQDRRLAEENQRGINSTAYQPGPYSKTYEFGVVNFVDWYSERLLSNLGAAPAPYLKGVAAHE; this is translated from the coding sequence ATGGACGTCACCGCAACCTTAAGCTTGGGCGATCCGCTGGAACCCGCACGCAAGGCCACCGCGCAAATGTTGCAAGAGCGCGAGCGCACCTTTTCGCTGCCGCAGCCGTTTTACTCTGACGAGCGGCTGTTTGATATCGACATGCAGGAGATCTTCCAGAAAGAGTGGTTGATCGCCGGCATGACCTGCGAGATCCCCACCAAGGGCAATTACCTGACCCTGCAAGTGGGCAAGAACCCGATCATCGTGATCCGTGGCGCCGAAGGCGTGGTGCACGCGTTTCATAACGTGTGCCGCCACCGTGGGTCGCGCTTGTGCACCAGCGACAAGGGCAAGGTTGCCAAACTGGTGTGCCATTACCACCAGTGGACCTACGAGCTGGACGGCCGCCTGCTGTTCGCCGGTACCGAGATGGGCGACGACTTCGACATGAAGCAGTACGGCCTGAAACCCGTGAATGTGAAGACTGCCGGCGGCTACATTTTCATCAGCCTGGCGGAGAACCCGCCGGCCATCGATGACTTCCTGTCGACGTTGAACCACTACATGGAACCCTACGACATGGAAAACACCAAGGTGGCGATCCAGACCACCTTGTTCGAAAAGGCCAACTGGAAGCTGGTGCTGGAAAACAACCGCGAGTGCTACCACTGCAACGCGTCGCACCCGGAGCTGTTGAAAACCCTGCTGGAGTGGGACGACGTCACCGACCCGCGCGCCGACCAGGCTTTCAAGGACCACGTGGCCGCCTCCGCTGCCGCCTGGGACGCTGAAAAAATCCCTTACGCCCACGCCAGCTTCGGCTTGCGTAACCGTATCGTGCGCATGCCGCTGCTCAAGGGCACCGTGTCGATGACCCTGGACGGCAAACAAGGCTGCAACAAGTTGATGGGCCGCATCAAAAACCCGGACCTGGGTTCGATGCGCATCCTGCACCTGCCGCACTCGTGGAACCACTGCATGGGCGACCACATCATCGTGTTCACCGTGTGGCCGATCAGCGCTCAGGAAACCATGGTCACCACCAAGTGGATCGTGCACAAAGACGCCGTCGAAGGCGTGGACTACGACGTGGAGCGCATGCGCAAAGTGTGGGACGCCACCAATGACCAGGACCGTCGCCTGGCCGAAGAGAACCAGCGCGGGATCAACTCCACCGCTTACCAGCCAGGGCCGTACTCCAAGACCTATGAGTTTGGCGTGGTGAACTTCGTGGATTGGTACAGCGAGCGTTTGCTGAGCAACCTCGGCGCTGCGCCGGCGCCTTACCTCAAGGGCGTCGCCGCACACGAATAA
- the dgcA gene encoding dimethylglycine demethylation protein DgcA, whose product MAFEAMFAPIQIGKLTIRNRVLSTAHAEVYATDGGMTSDRYVKYYEEKAKGGIGLAICGGSSSVAIDSPQGWWKSVNLADDRIIPHFQNLADAMHKHGAKIMIQITHMGRRSRWDGEHWPTLLSPSGIREPVHRATCKTIEPEEIWRVIGNYATAAARAKAGGLDGVELSAVHQHMIDQFWSPRVNKRTDEWGGSFENRMRFGLEVLKAVRKEVGPDFCVGIRLCGDEFHPDGLSHEDMKQIAKYYDDTGMLDFIGVVGSGCDTHNTLANVIPNMSYPPEPFLHLAAGIKEVVKAPVLHAQNIKDPNQATRILEGGYVDMVGMTRAHIADPHLIAKIKMGQVDQIKQCVGANYCIDRQYQGLDVLCIQNAATSREYMGVPHIIEKSTGPKRKVVVVGAGPAGMEAARVAAERGHDVTLFEKKDFIGGQITTASKAPQRDQIAGITRWFQLELARLNVDLRLGVAANADAILDLRPDVVVLAVGGHPFLEQNEHWGAAEGLVVSSWDVLDGKVAPGKNVLVYDTICEFTGMSVADFLADKGCQVEIVTDDIKPGVAIGGTSFPTYYRSMYPKEVIMTGDMMLEKVYREGDKLVAVLENEYTGAKEERVVDQVVVENGVRPDEALYYGLKEGSRNKGQMDIEALFAIKPQPCLSEPGEGYLLFRIGDCVAQRNTHAAIYDALRLCKDF is encoded by the coding sequence ATGGCTTTCGAAGCAATGTTCGCGCCGATCCAGATCGGCAAACTGACCATCCGCAACCGCGTGCTCAGTACCGCCCACGCCGAGGTGTATGCCACCGACGGCGGCATGACCTCCGACCGCTATGTGAAGTATTACGAAGAGAAAGCCAAGGGCGGGATCGGCCTGGCGATCTGCGGCGGGTCTTCCAGTGTGGCCATCGACAGCCCGCAAGGCTGGTGGAAATCGGTCAACCTGGCCGATGACCGCATCATCCCGCACTTCCAGAACCTGGCCGATGCCATGCACAAGCATGGCGCCAAGATCATGATCCAGATTACCCACATGGGCCGTCGTTCGCGATGGGATGGCGAGCATTGGCCGACGCTGCTGTCGCCGTCGGGCATCCGCGAGCCGGTGCACCGTGCGACCTGCAAAACCATTGAGCCGGAAGAAATCTGGCGCGTGATCGGCAACTACGCCACTGCTGCGGCGCGGGCCAAGGCCGGTGGCCTGGATGGCGTGGAACTGTCGGCGGTGCACCAGCACATGATCGACCAGTTCTGGAGCCCGCGGGTCAACAAGCGCACTGACGAATGGGGCGGCAGCTTCGAAAACCGCATGCGCTTCGGCCTGGAAGTGTTGAAGGCCGTACGTAAGGAAGTCGGCCCGGATTTCTGCGTGGGCATCCGCCTGTGCGGCGACGAATTCCACCCGGACGGCTTGTCCCACGAGGACATGAAGCAAATCGCCAAGTACTACGACGACACCGGCATGCTCGACTTTATCGGTGTGGTCGGCTCGGGGTGCGACACCCACAACACCCTGGCCAACGTGATCCCGAACATGAGTTATCCACCGGAGCCTTTCCTGCACCTGGCCGCCGGTATCAAGGAAGTGGTCAAGGCCCCGGTGCTGCACGCGCAGAACATCAAGGACCCGAACCAGGCCACGCGCATTCTGGAAGGCGGTTATGTGGATATGGTCGGCATGACCCGCGCCCACATCGCCGACCCGCACCTGATCGCCAAGATCAAGATGGGCCAGGTCGACCAGATCAAACAATGCGTCGGCGCCAACTACTGCATCGACCGCCAGTACCAAGGGCTGGACGTGCTGTGCATCCAGAACGCCGCGACTTCGCGCGAATACATGGGTGTGCCGCACATCATCGAGAAGTCCACAGGGCCCAAACGCAAAGTCGTGGTGGTGGGTGCCGGCCCGGCCGGGATGGAAGCTGCCCGCGTTGCCGCCGAGCGTGGCCACGACGTGACGCTGTTCGAGAAGAAAGACTTTATCGGTGGGCAAATCACCACCGCCTCCAAGGCCCCGCAACGCGACCAGATTGCCGGCATCACGCGCTGGTTCCAGCTGGAGTTGGCGCGCTTGAACGTTGACCTGCGCCTGGGCGTGGCGGCGAATGCCGATGCGATCCTCGACCTGCGCCCGGATGTGGTGGTGCTGGCTGTGGGCGGGCATCCGTTCCTGGAGCAGAACGAACACTGGGGCGCGGCGGAAGGCCTGGTGGTCAGCAGCTGGGACGTGCTCGACGGCAAGGTGGCGCCGGGCAAGAACGTGCTGGTCTACGACACCATCTGCGAATTCACCGGCATGTCGGTGGCCGATTTCCTCGCGGACAAAGGCTGCCAGGTCGAGATCGTCACCGACGACATCAAGCCGGGCGTGGCCATCGGCGGTACGTCGTTCCCGACTTACTACCGCAGCATGTACCCCAAGGAAGTGATCATGACCGGCGACATGATGCTGGAAAAGGTCTACCGCGAAGGCGACAAGCTGGTGGCGGTGCTGGAGAACGAATACACCGGCGCCAAGGAAGAACGCGTGGTCGATCAGGTTGTTGTCGAGAACGGTGTGCGCCCGGACGAAGCGCTCTATTACGGGCTCAAGGAAGGTTCGCGCAACAAAGGCCAGATGGACATCGAGGCGCTGTTCGCGATCAAACCGCAGCCGTGCCTGAGCGAGCCGGGCGAGGGGTACTTGCTGTTCCGCATCGGTGACTGTGTGGCGCAGCGCAATACCCACGCCGCGATCTATGACGCCCTGCGCCTGTGCAAGGATTTCTGA
- a CDS encoding dipeptidase, whose product MSPAELHADSIVIDGLIIAKWNRDLFEDMRKGGLTAANCTVSVWEGFQATINNIVASQTLIRENSDLVIPVKTTADIRKAKEQGKTGIIFGFQNAHAFEDQLGYVEIFKQLGVGVVQMCYNTQNLVGTGCYERDGGLSGFGREVVGEMNRVGIMCDLSHVGSKTSEEVILESKKPVCYSHCLPSGLKEHPRNKSDEELKFIADHGGFVGVTMFAPFLAKGIDSTIDDYAEAIEYTMNIVGEDAIGIGTDFTQGHGQDFFEMLTHDKGYARRLTSFGKIINPLGIRTVGEFPNLTETLLKRGHSERVVRKIMGENWVNVLKDVWGE is encoded by the coding sequence ATGAGCCCAGCCGAATTGCACGCCGACAGCATCGTTATCGACGGGCTGATCATTGCCAAGTGGAACCGTGACCTGTTCGAGGACATGCGCAAAGGTGGCCTGACCGCCGCCAACTGCACGGTGTCGGTGTGGGAAGGCTTCCAGGCCACGATCAATAACATCGTGGCCAGCCAGACCCTGATCCGTGAGAACAGCGACCTGGTGATCCCGGTGAAAACCACCGCCGACATCCGCAAAGCCAAGGAGCAGGGCAAGACCGGCATCATCTTCGGCTTCCAGAACGCCCATGCGTTTGAAGACCAGTTGGGCTACGTCGAGATCTTCAAGCAGCTCGGCGTGGGCGTTGTACAGATGTGCTACAACACCCAGAACCTGGTCGGCACCGGCTGCTATGAGCGCGACGGCGGCCTGTCGGGCTTTGGCCGTGAAGTCGTCGGCGAGATGAACCGCGTCGGCATCATGTGCGACCTGTCCCACGTCGGCTCCAAGACCAGCGAAGAAGTCATCCTCGAATCGAAAAAACCGGTGTGCTACTCCCACTGCCTGCCTTCAGGTCTTAAAGAGCACCCGCGCAACAAGTCCGATGAAGAGCTTAAGTTTATTGCGGACCACGGCGGTTTTGTCGGCGTAACCATGTTTGCGCCGTTCCTGGCCAAGGGCATCGATTCCACCATCGACGACTACGCCGAAGCCATCGAATACACCATGAACATCGTCGGCGAAGACGCCATCGGCATCGGCACCGACTTCACCCAGGGCCATGGCCAGGATTTCTTCGAAATGCTGACCCACGACAAGGGCTACGCCCGCCGCCTGACCAGCTTCGGCAAGATCATCAACCCGCTGGGCATCCGCACCGTGGGCGAGTTCCCCAACCTCACCGAGACCCTGCTCAAGCGCGGTCACAGCGAGCGCGTGGTGCGCAAAATCATGGGCGAAAACTGGGTCAATGTCCTGAAGGACGTCTGGGGCGAGTAA
- the etfA gene encoding electron transfer flavoprotein subunit alpha has product MSDIIRRDPRAEWIARNRLHPLHAAMQPALHSWMGPNGVIRKNLHGVGFIGPNGLKRIDRSGAQQGGAVKRTAAVDVQLPLHQVTAPAFYINVVPDMVGGRLSSHDRDLLGLARQLAGSDGAVLAVVFGEHKESAFATAGVDRLLVLDGHEFDGYSPEQRVHGLRAVDNQYNPRHWLLPDSRSGGGELGRRFAASLKERPATRVWQIKDGACIGRAGAGQEDLARPLPRLILAAAECADPVSETRHEVLAMELSTPLARSLPRIEDLGAVAVDPAAIPMAEAEFIFSGGNGVKDWALFHQTAAALGATEGASRVAVDDGFMARDRQVGASGTWVTARVYVAVGISGAIQHLQGIGACDKVVAINLDPGCDMIKRADLSVIGESAAILQALIAAVEAYRNGAKRDAA; this is encoded by the coding sequence ATGAGCGACATTATCCGCCGCGACCCACGGGCCGAATGGATCGCCCGCAACCGCCTGCACCCGCTGCATGCGGCGATGCAGCCGGCGCTCCACAGTTGGATGGGGCCTAACGGCGTCATCCGCAAAAACCTGCACGGCGTGGGTTTTATCGGCCCCAACGGCCTCAAGCGTATCGACCGCAGCGGTGCCCAGCAGGGCGGCGCGGTCAAGCGCACGGCGGCAGTGGACGTGCAGTTGCCATTGCATCAGGTGACAGCCCCGGCGTTCTACATCAACGTGGTGCCCGACATGGTCGGTGGCCGCCTCAGCAGCCACGACCGCGATCTACTTGGCTTGGCGCGGCAACTCGCCGGCAGCGACGGGGCAGTGCTGGCGGTGGTGTTTGGCGAACACAAGGAAAGTGCCTTTGCCACGGCGGGCGTCGACCGGCTGTTGGTGCTGGACGGCCACGAATTCGACGGTTATTCACCGGAACAACGTGTGCACGGCCTGCGGGCTGTGGATAACCAGTACAACCCACGCCATTGGCTGCTGCCGGACAGCCGCAGTGGCGGCGGCGAACTGGGGCGGCGTTTTGCTGCGAGCCTCAAGGAACGCCCGGCCACACGCGTGTGGCAGATCAAGGACGGGGCGTGCATCGGCCGCGCCGGTGCGGGCCAGGAAGATTTGGCCCGACCATTGCCACGCCTGATTCTCGCGGCGGCCGAATGTGCCGATCCGGTCAGTGAAACGCGTCACGAAGTGTTGGCCATGGAGTTATCCACACCCCTGGCGCGCAGCTTGCCGCGCATCGAAGACCTCGGCGCGGTGGCGGTGGACCCGGCCGCGATTCCGATGGCCGAAGCCGAATTCATTTTCTCCGGCGGCAACGGCGTGAAGGATTGGGCACTGTTCCACCAGACCGCCGCCGCACTGGGCGCCACCGAAGGTGCGTCACGGGTGGCAGTGGACGATGGCTTTATGGCGCGTGATCGCCAGGTCGGCGCCAGCGGCACCTGGGTTACGGCGCGGGTTTACGTGGCCGTGGGGATTTCCGGGGCGATCCAGCACCTGCAAGGCATCGGTGCCTGCGACAAGGTGGTGGCGATCAACCTCGATCCGGGCTGCGACATGATCAAGCGTGCCGACCTGTCGGTGATCGGCGAGAGCGCCGCGATTCTGCAAGCCTTGATCGCTGCGGTCGAGGCCTACCGCAACGGCGCCAAGCGCGACGCGGCTTAA
- a CDS encoding DUF3010 family protein translates to MTICGIEIKGSEAIIAVASLDSQALTHVALATKKIALEDDDEAANVKAFAAQVKAFVQANAITRIAIKKRSKKGEFAGGPTTFKIEGVFQLLDGVEVMLLSPQTINAQNKKHGFELPASLNKYQHEAYKAACSALLKK, encoded by the coding sequence ATGACTATCTGCGGCATCGAAATCAAGGGCAGCGAAGCCATCATCGCTGTCGCCTCACTGGACAGCCAGGCGCTGACACACGTCGCCCTGGCCACCAAGAAAATCGCCCTCGAAGATGACGATGAAGCGGCCAACGTCAAAGCCTTCGCCGCCCAGGTGAAGGCTTTCGTACAGGCAAACGCGATCACCCGCATTGCGATCAAGAAGCGCAGCAAAAAAGGCGAATTCGCCGGTGGCCCGACCACGTTCAAGATTGAAGGTGTGTTTCAGTTGCTGGATGGCGTTGAGGTGATGCTGTTGTCGCCGCAGACTATCAATGCGCAGAACAAGAAACACGGCTTTGAGCTGCCGGCCTCGCTGAACAAATATCAGCATGAGGCCTACAAGGCGGCGTGTTCGGCCCTGCTAAAAAAATAA